The Microbacterium paraoxydans genome includes a window with the following:
- the dut gene encoding dUTP diphosphatase produces the protein MTDSVDVPIIAAAVPGYAHPGDAGADLVAAEAVRLEPGERALVPTGVRIALPDGYAAFVVPRSGLAAKHGISIVNSPGTVDAGYRGEIKVSLINTDIHSAYDVAVGDRIAQLIVMPVTRARFLPVDELPDSVRGAGGFGSTGYQAQTPENEAGQAK, from the coding sequence GTGACCGATTCCGTTGATGTCCCCATTATCGCCGCAGCGGTCCCCGGCTATGCGCATCCGGGTGACGCCGGAGCCGATCTCGTCGCCGCCGAGGCCGTGCGGCTGGAGCCGGGGGAGCGCGCTCTCGTTCCCACCGGCGTGCGCATCGCGCTGCCGGACGGCTATGCGGCCTTCGTGGTGCCCCGCAGCGGTCTCGCGGCGAAGCACGGTATCTCGATCGTGAACTCTCCCGGCACCGTCGACGCCGGCTACCGGGGCGAGATCAAGGTCAGCCTGATCAACACGGACATCCACAGCGCGTACGATGTCGCCGTCGGCGATCGCATCGCACAGCTCATCGTGATGCCCGTCACCCGTGCCCGGTTCCTCCCGGTCGACGAGCTGCCGGACAGCGTTCGCGGCGCCGGCGGATTCGGCTCGACCGGCTACCAGGCACAGACCCCCGAGAACGAAGCAGGACAGGCGAAATGA
- a CDS encoding glycerol-3-phosphate dehydrogenase/oxidase, with protein sequence MTPAPTALHAARRRSDLAAAADGTCDVLVVGGGITGTGVALDAASRGLRVTLIEAEDLAFGTSRFSSKLVHGGLRYLATGDVATARESARERHLLMSVIAPHLIRPLGQLLPFAPGVSGRQRGAGAAGMAMGDLLRLQARTSAKTLPGPHPVGAARALRLFPALNPRGLRGGMVTYDGQLSDDAALVVAVARTAAGLGARILTRVRAERLHADGAAATDTLTGERIDIRARTVINATGVWAATLDDGLTLRPSRGTHIVLDAADLGDPAAALTIPLEGSVSRYVFALPQRGGRVLVGLTDVDAPGPIPSVAEPTEAEIGFLLETLNRLLAVPVARDRVRGAFAGLRPLVDTGAAETADVSRRHLVRASASGVISVLGGKLTTYRRMAEDAVDLAVRQYGLRAGPSGTATLRLIDDSAPGDVVEGGALSRAAVEHAVRSQGAMTAADVLDRRTRIGLVSDDRARALPAVERIVAETLADLP encoded by the coding sequence ATGACCCCCGCCCCGACTGCCCTCCACGCGGCCCGCCGCCGAAGCGATCTCGCCGCGGCGGCAGACGGCACCTGCGACGTCCTCGTGGTCGGCGGCGGGATCACCGGGACGGGCGTGGCCCTGGACGCCGCGTCGCGCGGTCTCCGGGTGACCCTCATCGAGGCGGAGGACCTCGCCTTCGGGACGAGCCGGTTCAGCTCGAAGCTCGTCCACGGCGGCCTGCGGTACCTCGCGACGGGCGACGTGGCGACGGCGCGCGAGAGTGCGCGGGAGCGGCATCTCCTGATGTCGGTGATCGCGCCCCACCTCATCCGTCCGCTCGGACAGCTGCTCCCGTTCGCCCCCGGTGTCAGCGGCCGCCAGCGGGGGGCCGGGGCGGCGGGGATGGCGATGGGCGACCTCCTCCGGCTGCAGGCGCGCACGAGCGCGAAGACCCTCCCCGGGCCGCACCCCGTCGGGGCCGCGAGGGCGCTGCGCCTGTTCCCCGCCCTGAACCCCCGCGGACTGCGCGGCGGCATGGTCACGTACGACGGCCAGCTGTCCGATGACGCCGCCCTCGTCGTCGCGGTCGCGCGTACGGCGGCCGGTCTCGGCGCGCGGATCCTCACCAGGGTCCGCGCCGAGCGGCTGCACGCGGACGGCGCTGCAGCGACGGACACGCTCACCGGGGAACGCATCGATATCCGGGCGCGGACGGTCATCAACGCCACCGGGGTGTGGGCGGCGACCCTCGACGACGGCCTCACCCTGCGCCCGAGCCGCGGCACCCACATCGTCCTGGACGCCGCGGATCTCGGCGATCCGGCCGCGGCGCTGACCATCCCGCTGGAAGGTTCTGTCAGCCGCTACGTGTTCGCCCTGCCACAGCGCGGCGGGCGTGTCCTCGTCGGTCTCACCGATGTCGACGCGCCGGGTCCCATCCCCTCCGTCGCCGAGCCCACCGAGGCCGAGATCGGCTTCCTCCTGGAGACACTGAACCGCCTGCTCGCGGTGCCGGTGGCGCGGGACCGCGTCCGCGGAGCCTTCGCCGGCCTCCGTCCGCTCGTCGACACCGGAGCGGCCGAGACCGCAGACGTCTCCCGTCGGCATCTCGTGCGCGCCTCCGCCTCGGGGGTGATCTCCGTTCTCGGCGGCAAGCTGACGACCTACCGGCGGATGGCCGAGGACGCCGTGGACCTGGCGGTGCGGCAGTACGGCCTCCGTGCCGGCCCCAGTGGCACCGCGACCCTGCGCCTGATCGACGATTCCGCACCGGGCGATGTCGTCGAGGGCGGCGCACTCTCCCGCGCCGCCGTCGAGCACGCTGTGCGTTCGCAAGGCGCGATGACCGCAGCCGATGTGCTCGACCGCCGCACGCGGATCGGGCTCGTCTCCGACGACCGCGCCCGAGCCCTTCCGGCGGTGGAGCGGATCGTCGCCGAGACCCTCGCCGACCTGCCCTGA
- a CDS encoding DUF4193 domain-containing protein, with protein MATDYDAPRKSEDDSESIEALKERVPDKLSGTTGDEDSDNPSNFDLPGADLSDLELDVVVLPAQQDEFTCMSCFLVKHRSQLDHEGPDGPICKECAA; from the coding sequence ATGGCAACCGATTACGACGCTCCCCGAAAGAGTGAAGACGACTCCGAGTCGATCGAAGCCCTCAAGGAGCGTGTGCCGGACAAGCTGTCCGGCACGACCGGAGACGAGGACTCCGACAACCCGTCGAACTTCGATCTCCCGGGCGCGGACCTCTCCGATCTCGAGCTGGATGTCGTCGTGCTGCCCGCGCAGCAGGACGAGTTCACCTGCATGAGCTGCTTCCTCGTGAAGCACCGCTCGCAGCTCGACCACGAGGGACCCGATGGCCCCATCTGCAAGGAGTGCGCTGCCTGA
- a CDS encoding DUF3093 domain-containing protein: MQNPATDARPRYHERLAPSLWLLVTIALAGPMVSLIFVPVGSTFALLLGGAVSALLVVAAIALAPVVSVQDGVLRAGPAHIDVRHLGEPVALTGDEARAARGPELPARGWHLIRGGIDGVVVVPNIDEADPVIAWTISTRTPDRLAAAIRAARG; encoded by the coding sequence ATGCAGAACCCCGCAACGGACGCACGTCCCCGCTACCACGAACGCCTGGCCCCCAGCCTGTGGCTGCTGGTCACGATCGCCCTGGCGGGACCGATGGTGTCCCTGATCTTCGTGCCGGTCGGCTCGACCTTCGCGCTGCTGCTCGGCGGAGCGGTGTCCGCGCTGCTCGTGGTGGCGGCCATCGCCCTGGCTCCGGTCGTCTCGGTGCAGGACGGCGTGCTCCGCGCCGGACCCGCCCACATCGACGTGCGCCACCTCGGCGAGCCGGTGGCGCTGACCGGCGACGAGGCACGGGCCGCACGAGGACCGGAGCTCCCGGCTCGCGGGTGGCACCTCATCCGCGGCGGCATCGACGGTGTCGTCGTGGTGCCGAACATCGACGAGGCAGACCCCGTCATCGCGTGGACGATCTCGACCAGGACGCCCGATCGGCTCGCCGCGGCCATCCGCGCGGCGCGGGGCTGA
- a CDS encoding DUF3159 domain-containing protein: protein MTTPDAEEPRTQSASEILGAALGGAARKAGLDPSESASTHKVVWSAMGGWRGILESVLPSLAFVILFTLRPEPLLLPLGVSVGLAAVFTVVRLVQKSPPSAALGGLIAAVAAAGLALWTGRGEDNFVPGLITNAVYGSAILVSALIGWSVIGLAVGFLMGEGTAWRADRRKRRAFFWLGIAWAALFFARLIVQFPLYLAGDVTALGTLKLVMGLPLFAPLIAVTWLVVRALYPRASSHDDPAAA from the coding sequence GTGACCACGCCGGACGCCGAGGAGCCGCGCACGCAGAGCGCGTCGGAGATCCTCGGAGCAGCACTCGGCGGCGCCGCGCGCAAGGCCGGGCTCGACCCGTCCGAGAGCGCGAGCACGCACAAGGTCGTCTGGTCGGCCATGGGCGGCTGGCGCGGGATCCTTGAGTCGGTGCTCCCGAGCCTCGCGTTCGTGATCCTGTTCACCCTTCGGCCTGAGCCCCTGCTGCTGCCCCTCGGAGTGTCCGTCGGTCTGGCCGCCGTGTTCACCGTCGTCCGGCTGGTGCAGAAGTCTCCGCCGTCGGCCGCCCTCGGCGGACTGATCGCGGCCGTGGCCGCCGCCGGTCTGGCCCTGTGGACGGGCCGCGGCGAGGACAACTTCGTCCCCGGCCTCATCACGAACGCGGTCTACGGGTCGGCGATCCTCGTCTCGGCGCTCATCGGCTGGTCCGTCATCGGTCTCGCGGTCGGCTTCCTCATGGGGGAGGGAACCGCCTGGCGTGCGGACCGTCGCAAGCGGCGGGCCTTCTTCTGGTTGGGCATCGCCTGGGCCGCGCTGTTCTTCGCCCGACTGATCGTGCAGTTCCCGCTGTACCTGGCCGGCGACGTCACCGCTCTCGGGACCCTCAAGCTCGTGATGGGACTGCCGTTGTTCGCGCCCCTGATCGCGGTGACCTGGCTGGTCGTCCGTGCGCTCTATCCCCGCGCGTCGTCGCACGACGACCCCGCGGCGGCGTGA
- a CDS encoding aconitate hydratase, protein MEAPVAPIRIEGDGFVSTVNSFGAKSTLTVGSTDYEIFRIDTVPGFDKLPFSLKVLLENLLRTEDGANVTKAQIEALGSWDANAEPNTEIQFTPARVVMQDFTGVPCIVDLATMREAVTALGGDPNKINPLSPAEMVIDHSVIADLFGTENALERNVEIEYERNGERYQFLRWGQTAFQDFKVVPPGTGIVHQVNIEHLAKVIYDRTNGGVLQAYPDTCVGTDSHTTMVNGLGVLGWGVGGIEAEAAMLGQPVSMLIPRVVGFKLSGEIPAGVTATDVVLTITDMLRKHGVVGKFVEFYGEGVASVPLANRATIGNMSPEFGSTAAIFPIDDVTLDYLRLTGRSEEAVALVEAYAKEQKLWHDASHEPVFSEYMELDLGTVVPSIAGPKRPQDRILLSEAKTQFEQDILNYATASTSDDIVDLESKHSFPASDPGQVPGEEEPTTRPVHISSGAPANVSNPVPVTTPEGEKYILDNGAVTLAAITSCTNTSNPSVMIAAGLLARKAREKGLKQKPWVKTTLGPGSKVVTDYYEKSGLDKDLEGLGFYTVGYGCTICIGNSGPLIEEVSEAINSHDLAVTAVLSGNRNFEGRISPDVKMNYLASPPLVIAYALAGSMHFDFETDALGKDADGNDVFLKDIWPSPDEVQEIVDSSISRDQFIKQYATVFDGDERWRNLPTPDDDTFQWDENSTYVRKAPYFDGMTMELTPVKDIEGARVMATLGDSVTTDHISPAGNIKPGTPAAQYLTEHGVDRKDFNSFGSRRGNHEVMIRGTFANIRLKNLMVSAVNDGQVVEGGYTRDFTQPGGPQSYIYDACMNYAEQGTPLVVFGGKEYGSGSSRDWAAKGTSLLGVKAVITESFERIHRSNLIGMGVVPLQFPAGESWESLGLDGTEIVSITGLEELNNGVTPKTVKVTATPSEHSPEGKQTVEFDAVVRIDTPGEADYYRNGGILQYVLRSLV, encoded by the coding sequence ATGGAGGCGCCTGTCGCTCCCATCCGAATAGAAGGAGACGGATTCGTGTCCACGGTGAACAGCTTCGGTGCCAAGAGCACCCTGACGGTCGGCAGCACCGACTACGAGATCTTCCGCATCGACACGGTGCCCGGTTTCGACAAGCTCCCCTTCAGCCTCAAGGTCCTCCTGGAGAACCTGCTTCGCACCGAGGACGGCGCGAACGTCACGAAGGCGCAGATCGAGGCGCTCGGGTCGTGGGACGCCAACGCGGAGCCCAACACGGAGATCCAGTTCACGCCGGCGCGCGTGGTCATGCAGGACTTCACCGGCGTGCCCTGCATCGTCGACCTCGCCACGATGCGTGAGGCCGTCACGGCGCTCGGCGGCGACCCGAACAAGATCAACCCGCTCTCGCCGGCCGAGATGGTCATCGACCACTCCGTCATCGCCGACCTCTTCGGCACCGAGAACGCCCTCGAGCGCAACGTCGAGATCGAGTACGAGCGCAACGGCGAGCGGTACCAGTTCCTCCGCTGGGGCCAGACCGCGTTCCAGGACTTCAAGGTCGTACCCCCCGGCACCGGCATCGTCCACCAGGTGAACATCGAGCACCTGGCGAAGGTCATCTACGACCGCACCAACGGCGGCGTCCTCCAGGCCTACCCCGACACCTGTGTCGGCACCGACTCGCACACCACGATGGTCAACGGACTGGGCGTGCTCGGCTGGGGCGTCGGCGGCATCGAGGCCGAGGCCGCGATGCTCGGCCAGCCCGTGTCGATGCTCATCCCGCGCGTCGTCGGCTTCAAGCTCTCAGGTGAGATCCCCGCCGGCGTGACCGCGACCGACGTGGTGCTGACCATCACCGACATGCTGCGCAAGCACGGCGTCGTCGGCAAGTTCGTCGAGTTCTACGGCGAGGGCGTCGCCTCGGTGCCGCTGGCCAACCGCGCGACGATCGGCAACATGTCGCCCGAGTTCGGCTCGACCGCCGCGATCTTCCCGATCGACGACGTCACCCTCGACTACCTGCGCCTCACCGGCCGCAGCGAGGAGGCCGTCGCGCTCGTCGAGGCCTACGCCAAGGAGCAGAAGCTCTGGCACGACGCCTCCCACGAGCCGGTCTTCAGCGAGTACATGGAGCTCGACCTCGGCACGGTCGTCCCGTCCATCGCCGGCCCGAAGCGCCCGCAGGACCGCATCCTCCTCTCCGAGGCGAAGACGCAGTTCGAGCAGGACATCCTGAACTACGCCACGGCGTCGACCAGCGACGACATCGTCGACCTCGAGTCCAAGCACTCCTTCCCGGCGTCCGACCCCGGTCAGGTCCCCGGCGAGGAGGAGCCGACCACGCGTCCCGTGCACATCAGCAGCGGTGCGCCGGCCAACGTGTCGAACCCGGTCCCGGTCACGACTCCCGAGGGCGAGAAGTACATCCTCGACAACGGCGCCGTCACCCTGGCAGCCATCACGTCGTGCACCAACACGTCCAACCCGTCGGTGATGATCGCCGCCGGCCTCCTCGCCCGCAAGGCGCGGGAGAAGGGCCTCAAGCAGAAGCCGTGGGTGAAGACCACGCTCGGCCCCGGCTCGAAGGTCGTCACCGACTACTACGAGAAGTCGGGTCTGGACAAGGACCTCGAGGGCCTCGGCTTCTACACGGTCGGCTACGGCTGCACCATCTGCATCGGAAACTCGGGACCGCTCATCGAAGAGGTCTCCGAGGCGATCAACTCGCACGACCTCGCGGTCACGGCCGTCCTCTCGGGCAACCGCAACTTCGAGGGCCGCATCAGCCCGGACGTGAAGATGAACTACCTGGCCAGCCCGCCGCTGGTCATCGCGTACGCCCTCGCCGGCTCGATGCATTTCGACTTCGAGACCGACGCGCTCGGCAAGGACGCGGACGGCAACGACGTGTTCCTCAAGGACATCTGGCCCTCGCCGGACGAGGTCCAGGAGATCGTCGACTCGTCGATCTCGCGCGACCAGTTCATCAAGCAGTACGCCACCGTGTTCGACGGTGACGAGCGCTGGCGCAACCTGCCGACGCCGGACGACGACACGTTCCAGTGGGACGAGAACTCGACGTACGTGCGCAAGGCCCCGTACTTCGACGGCATGACGATGGAGCTCACCCCGGTGAAGGACATCGAAGGTGCGCGCGTCATGGCGACGCTCGGCGACTCGGTCACCACCGACCACATCTCGCCGGCCGGCAACATCAAGCCGGGTACCCCCGCGGCCCAGTACCTCACGGAGCACGGCGTCGACCGCAAGGACTTCAACTCCTTCGGCTCGCGCCGCGGCAACCACGAGGTCATGATCCGCGGTACCTTCGCGAACATCCGCCTGAAGAACCTCATGGTCTCGGCCGTGAACGACGGACAGGTCGTCGAGGGTGGCTACACCCGCGACTTCACGCAGCCGGGCGGCCCGCAGTCGTACATCTACGACGCGTGCATGAACTACGCCGAGCAGGGCACCCCGCTCGTCGTCTTCGGCGGCAAGGAGTACGGCTCCGGCTCGTCCCGCGACTGGGCGGCCAAGGGCACGAGCCTCCTGGGCGTCAAGGCCGTGATCACGGAGAGCTTCGAGCGCATCCACCGCTCCAACCTCATCGGCATGGGCGTCGTCCCGCTGCAGTTCCCCGCCGGCGAGAGCTGGGAGTCGCTGGGTCTCGACGGCACCGAGATCGTCTCGATCACGGGACTCGAGGAGCTCAACAACGGCGTCACCCCGAAGACGGTCAAGGTCACCGCCACCCCGAGCGAGCACTCGCCCGAGGGCAAGCAGACCGTCGAGTTCGACGCGGTCGTCCGCATCGACACCCCCGGTGAGGCGGACTACTACCGCAACGGCGGCATCCTGCAGTACGTGCTGCGCTCGCTCGTCTGA
- a CDS encoding DUF3710 domain-containing protein has product MTDSNETPSKSAPENRATEGPFDDSEANPVRPYIDLGGIKILPREGLNLRLEVEEQSKRIVAVGLDYAESSLQVQPFAAPRSGGLWDETRVQLRDQVKAQGGRVEEREGPLGKELLAEVPATASEGSGLRLARFIGIDGPRWFLRGVIGGAAASDPEAAAKVEDLFRSIVVVRGGAPMPPRDLIPLKMPATPGSA; this is encoded by the coding sequence ATGACCGACAGCAACGAGACTCCTTCCAAGTCGGCGCCGGAGAACCGCGCCACCGAGGGCCCGTTCGACGACTCCGAGGCGAACCCCGTCCGCCCGTACATCGACCTCGGCGGGATCAAGATCCTGCCGCGCGAGGGACTGAACCTGCGGCTCGAGGTGGAGGAGCAGAGCAAGCGCATCGTGGCGGTCGGGCTCGACTACGCCGAGTCGTCGCTCCAGGTGCAGCCGTTCGCGGCTCCGCGCAGCGGCGGTCTGTGGGACGAGACGCGCGTCCAGCTGCGCGACCAGGTCAAGGCGCAGGGCGGTCGCGTCGAGGAGCGCGAGGGGCCGCTCGGCAAGGAGCTGCTCGCGGAGGTGCCCGCGACCGCCAGTGAAGGCTCCGGCCTGCGCCTCGCGCGCTTCATCGGCATCGACGGGCCCCGCTGGTTCCTGCGCGGTGTGATCGGCGGTGCGGCGGCGTCCGACCCGGAGGCGGCGGCGAAGGTCGAGGACCTCTTCCGCTCGATCGTCGTCGTCCGCGGGGGAGCGCCCATGCCGCCGCGCGACCTCATCCCGCTGAAGATGCCGGCGACGCCGGGCTCCGCGTGA
- a CDS encoding TetR/AcrR family transcriptional regulator: MEERQPLAVRSEILAPTWDATQRRVLDAADELLVRAGVHGVTIAALARRSGLSRPTIYRTWRDADDVVRSALLRRVADLLSRFPATTGSRDALVADVLRFTSLFRADPVYGHLLDEEPEAFTRYTLHRVGSSQRLILQWLADAIAAAQAQGSVRAGDPGEIAVMLLLIAQSAVLSHGTVADLIDEKAWERELRAALDGHLRP; the protein is encoded by the coding sequence ATGGAAGAACGTCAACCGCTCGCCGTGCGCTCGGAGATCCTCGCGCCGACCTGGGACGCCACGCAACGCCGGGTGCTCGACGCCGCCGACGAGCTGCTCGTCCGCGCCGGCGTCCACGGGGTGACGATCGCCGCCCTCGCGCGTCGTTCCGGTCTCAGCCGGCCCACCATCTACCGGACGTGGCGGGATGCCGACGACGTCGTCCGATCCGCGCTCCTCCGGCGGGTCGCCGACCTCCTCAGCCGGTTCCCCGCGACGACCGGCTCCCGGGACGCGCTCGTCGCGGACGTGCTGCGGTTCACCTCCCTGTTCCGGGCCGACCCCGTGTACGGCCACCTCCTCGACGAGGAACCCGAGGCGTTCACGCGCTACACCCTGCACCGGGTGGGGTCCAGCCAGCGACTCATCCTCCAGTGGCTCGCCGACGCGATCGCGGCGGCGCAGGCCCAGGGCTCGGTTCGCGCGGGTGACCCCGGCGAGATCGCCGTCATGCTGCTCCTGATCGCCCAGTCCGCCGTGCTGTCGCACGGCACGGTGGCCGACCTCATCGACGAGAAGGCGTGGGAACGCGAGCTCCGCGCCGCGCTGGACGGCCACCTCCGGCCATGA
- the dxs gene encoding 1-deoxy-D-xylulose-5-phosphate synthase encodes MPILPSISGPRDLDRLSPEQLEELAAEIRAFLVENVSQTGGHLGPNLGVVELTIALHRVFSSPDDPFIFDTGHQSYVHKILTGRQDFSKLRVREGLAGYPQRAESPHDVVESSHASSSLSWADGVSRALTATGRADRHVVAVVGDGALTGGMTWEALNNISDDNDRNLVIVVNDNGRSYAPTIGGMSRFLNRVRTAAAYKDLHHKSDRLFRAFGPVGRAVFRGVRGGTHGFLSRFTNNEALYSNLDIKYLGPVDGHDLPALLETLELAKSYGAPVIVHAITEKGRGYQPARDDEADQFHAVGKIDPTTGETLSSGGRGWTDVFSDALVKVGERRSDVIAITAAMLRPTGLAPFAERFPDRVYDVGIAEQHAVASAAGLAYGGLHPVVAVYATFMGRAFDQVLMDVALHRAGVTFVLDRAGVTGPDGPSHHGMWDLAMLQIVPHIRIAAPRDGARLTEALDEAVAVEDAPTVIRFPKGDVSADLPALERLADGVDVLARGEGEDVLIVAIGPFAALALDVADRLRAQGIGATVIDPRWAIPVQPSVVELAARHRLVITLEDGIRVGGIGTRVRQVLREAGIDTAVDELGLPDEFIDHASRDQILADAGLTASKIAQDVVAQVLGTRIPKARHAGETGAIELPLHERH; translated from the coding sequence ATGCCCATTCTTCCGAGCATCTCTGGACCGCGCGATCTTGATCGGCTCTCGCCGGAGCAACTGGAAGAACTCGCTGCGGAGATCCGGGCTTTCCTCGTCGAGAACGTCTCGCAGACGGGTGGGCACCTCGGTCCCAACCTCGGTGTCGTGGAGCTCACGATCGCCCTGCACCGTGTGTTCTCCTCGCCGGACGACCCCTTCATCTTCGACACCGGCCACCAGTCCTATGTCCACAAGATACTCACCGGCCGCCAGGACTTCTCGAAGCTGCGCGTCCGGGAGGGGCTCGCGGGCTACCCGCAGCGTGCGGAGAGCCCGCACGACGTCGTCGAGTCCTCTCACGCCTCCAGCTCGCTGAGCTGGGCCGACGGCGTATCCCGAGCACTCACCGCGACCGGCCGCGCGGACCGACACGTCGTCGCGGTCGTCGGCGACGGCGCGCTGACCGGCGGCATGACGTGGGAGGCGCTGAACAACATCTCCGACGACAACGACCGCAACCTCGTGATCGTCGTCAACGACAACGGCCGCTCCTACGCGCCGACCATCGGCGGCATGTCCCGCTTCCTGAACCGGGTCCGCACTGCGGCGGCGTACAAGGACCTCCACCACAAGTCCGATCGCCTCTTCCGCGCGTTCGGGCCGGTGGGTCGAGCGGTGTTCCGCGGAGTGCGCGGCGGCACCCACGGATTCCTCTCGCGGTTCACCAACAACGAGGCCCTGTACTCCAACCTCGACATCAAGTACCTCGGTCCCGTCGACGGCCACGATCTTCCGGCGCTGCTGGAGACCCTGGAGCTGGCGAAGTCCTACGGCGCACCCGTCATCGTGCACGCGATCACCGAGAAGGGCCGCGGGTATCAGCCGGCCCGCGACGATGAGGCCGACCAGTTCCACGCGGTCGGCAAGATCGACCCGACGACGGGGGAGACGCTGTCCTCGGGCGGCCGCGGGTGGACCGACGTCTTCTCCGACGCCCTCGTGAAGGTCGGCGAGCGCCGCTCGGACGTGATCGCCATCACCGCGGCGATGCTCCGGCCCACCGGCCTCGCCCCCTTCGCGGAGCGCTTCCCCGACCGTGTCTACGACGTCGGCATCGCCGAGCAGCACGCGGTGGCCTCGGCCGCCGGACTCGCGTACGGCGGCCTGCACCCGGTCGTCGCCGTGTACGCCACGTTCATGGGACGGGCGTTCGACCAGGTGCTCATGGACGTCGCGCTGCACCGCGCGGGCGTGACCTTCGTGCTCGATCGGGCCGGCGTCACGGGTCCCGACGGCCCGAGTCACCACGGCATGTGGGATCTGGCCATGCTGCAGATCGTCCCGCACATCCGCATCGCGGCGCCCCGTGACGGTGCGCGTCTGACCGAGGCGCTGGACGAAGCGGTCGCCGTCGAGGACGCTCCGACCGTCATCCGCTTCCCGAAGGGCGACGTCTCGGCCGATCTGCCGGCGCTCGAGCGCCTCGCGGACGGCGTGGACGTGCTGGCGCGCGGCGAGGGCGAAGACGTCCTCATCGTCGCCATCGGCCCGTTCGCCGCTCTGGCTCTCGACGTGGCCGACCGGCTGCGCGCCCAGGGCATCGGCGCCACCGTGATCGACCCGCGGTGGGCGATCCCGGTGCAGCCCTCGGTGGTCGAGCTGGCGGCGCGGCATCGCCTGGTGATCACGCTGGAGGACGGCATCCGCGTGGGTGGCATCGGCACCCGCGTGCGGCAGGTGCTCCGCGAGGCGGGGATCGACACTGCGGTGGACGAGCTGGGCCTTCCCGACGAGTTCATCGATCACGCGTCGCGCGATCAGATCCTCGCCGACGCCGGTCTCACCGCCTCGAAGATCGCCCAGGACGTCGTGGCGCAGGTGCTGGGCACCCGCATCCCGAAGGCCCGCCACGCCGGTGAGACCGGCGCGATCGAGCTCCCGCTCCACGAGCGTCACTGA
- the sepH gene encoding septation protein SepH: MENVTIVGTEAGVLVLATEAGERFALPIDAVLQREIRRATRQAEPAAQKLAASPRDIQAQIRAGLTAAEVAELLGISVDDVARFEGPVLAEREHIIGQALAVPVLIGSEVEPDAQPTFGAAVRAKLAEVGASSERWASWKEESGWIIKLEFSANDVEHDARWSFDPRRSALSPLNADATQLSRQGSLPEGLIPRLRAVEADRAASPYKDDSRFDSGAFGPRLVPAPAAEAEEPAQPERSAPAVQDAAINRAPDAASTSPETADLLEALRRRRGQREAAPIEHEIEDVQDDTDPIALFAALEEPDDEPAAPEPTPRQPSSNDAGDSGGRRRRRNAMPSWDEIVFGARTDE; this comes from the coding sequence ATGGAAAACGTCACCATCGTCGGCACAGAAGCAGGAGTGCTCGTCCTCGCGACCGAGGCGGGCGAGCGGTTCGCGCTGCCCATCGACGCCGTGCTGCAGCGGGAGATCCGCCGCGCGACCCGCCAGGCCGAGCCGGCGGCGCAGAAGCTCGCCGCGAGTCCGCGGGACATCCAGGCCCAGATCCGCGCCGGTCTCACCGCCGCAGAGGTCGCGGAGCTCCTCGGGATCAGCGTCGACGACGTCGCGCGCTTCGAGGGTCCCGTCCTCGCCGAGCGGGAGCACATCATCGGGCAGGCGCTCGCCGTCCCCGTCCTCATCGGCAGCGAGGTCGAGCCCGACGCGCAGCCGACGTTCGGCGCCGCGGTGCGCGCCAAGCTGGCCGAGGTGGGCGCGTCGTCCGAGCGCTGGGCGAGCTGGAAGGAGGAGTCCGGCTGGATCATCAAGCTGGAGTTCTCCGCCAACGACGTCGAGCACGACGCGCGTTGGAGCTTCGACCCTCGGCGGAGCGCCCTCTCGCCGCTGAACGCCGACGCCACGCAGCTCTCGCGACAGGGGTCCCTGCCGGAGGGCCTGATCCCGCGTCTGCGAGCCGTGGAGGCCGACCGCGCCGCCTCGCCCTACAAGGACGACAGCCGCTTCGACTCCGGCGCCTTCGGACCGCGCCTCGTCCCGGCTCCCGCGGCCGAGGCAGAGGAGCCGGCGCAGCCCGAGCGCTCGGCGCCGGCGGTCCAGGACGCCGCGATCAACCGCGCCCCCGACGCCGCCTCGACGAGCCCCGAGACCGCCGATCTCCTCGAGGCCCTGCGCCGTCGCCGCGGCCAGCGCGAGGCGGCGCCGATCGAGCACGAGATCGAGGACGTTCAGGACGACACCGATCCGATCGCCCTCTTCGCCGCATTGGAGGAGCCGGACGACGAGCCCGCGGCCCCGGAGCCCACGCCTCGTCAGCCGTCCTCGAACGACGCCGGCGACAGCGGCGGCCGTCGGCGGCGCCGCAACGCCATGCCGTCGTGGGACGAGATCGTCTTCGGAGCACGCACCGACGAATGA